ACATCAAGCTCGCATCATCAGAGAGCTCGTAACCGATGGTCGTCTTGATCAAGTTATGTTGGATCCTTACGGAAACTATGTCATTCAAGCAGCTCTTAAGCAATCCAAGGTAACATAAAAAAGAATAAAGACAAATCAGAATTGTTGGTTGATTTAGATTCAGTATCTAAATGATGAGACTGGTGCAGGGGGTTCTACATGGACTTTTGGTTGATGCCATTAAAGTTTTTATCTCATCTCTTCGTACCAATCCTTACGGTAAAAAAGTCCTCTCTGCACTTAACTCGAAGAAGTAAAATCAGCAGGTAAAAAGTATCCTTGAAActgaaactcttttttttttgtctcttgctttacaattaatatgttttttttttcttgacaatATTTGCAGATTTGTACCAAATGTGTTGGCCTGTGTTGTTGGTAAAGTTACCTTGTAAATGTAATGTGTAATAAGAGTAGAATTCGcatgtttttggtttaaaagATCCAAAGAGACAAAAGATTCAAGAGAACGGCTTTGATCTAATCGTCTTACATTCATCTATGTTTTGAAAGATCATATTAAATGCTTCTATTATGCATAAAAAACGGAAAATCAATTATGAATAGAATAAAGGGAAATTTGCAGATATGAAACTAAATCTCTAAAGTATTGTCCCCTTAGAACTAAATTAACTTTTCACACATTTGGACAGTGACTAtcctttttgtatataaaaattcataagattttttttacaaaggaaaaaaaatatggaaaaatagTTAACTTAATGTAGATAAGCATGTGCAtgtgagaaaaatatttttgacatcaaaagatgtttacataataattagaaaaattGGCTAAATGTGCTAGTTAACCATATCTGCCATCTATGGCGGTTTAGAATACGTAATCTGAAAGAAACACAATGTTCTAAGGCATGTAGGCTGCATATTATAACGAAAACGTATACAACTAGTAAGGCAGAATATGAAGTTCACGATTTCCTCTATGCTCTATATTTTTGGTAGATTTAAAACACTAAACAATGTCATCTCATCAACCGCGCTAGAAAATGAAATCTAAATCCTTCCTTATTATAAACCACACAAGAAAATACAATCTACAACATATCTTTATATCTACTGTAGTAGTATATAACATCCtatttattattctattttctaAATTGGTAGAATGCAAGTTCTATAACGGTTAGTAAACAAAATCCGGAAATCTTGGTAAAAACGGTTATGAAATATTCtctaaatcttttaaatattttgttttccttttttaattgttatttttcctAAATTGTGGTCTTCTTCATCATTGTCTaacgatttctttttttttcttcttctctaattTTTTCCTATCTAAACTATGGATTCACAAGAAGAGGTTGAATGGTGTGACAAAGAGAAGACCAATGGAAATGATGTGCGATTTTCTTTGGTGGATTTTGTGAAGGAGGGTCAACATTTTATTTCGAAAACGCTTTTGAAGGCAGCATTCGAAATATGTGCAATGAAACATAATTTCGACTATAAGCTTGTCAAGTCGGATAAAAAAATGTGGTACATTCGTTGCGCAGATGATGATTGCAGCTGGCGTGTTCGTGCAGAGGGGTTACCTGGTTCatcttattttatcatcaaaaagTATGTACCTCATCATTCATGTGCTGCATCCAAAAGGAAGGGTTCTGTTCGGATAGCTTCAGCAAAAACAATTGGTACTCTGGTTATGCATATGTATGAAACTGCTAAAGAAGGGCCGAGATCTAATGATATAGTCCAGTATATGCGTTCAGAGCATGGACTTGAGATATCCTATTCTTTGGCATGGGATGCACGTGAGTATGCAATCAACAAAGTGAAAGGCCTTCCAGAGGAAGGCTATGAAAAAATTCCCAAATACTTGCACATGATGAGAGAAGCTAATCCAGGGTCACACACGTCTTATGAAATGGATTCTGAAGGGCGATTCAGATTCCTCTTCATCTCCTTTGGTCAGAGTCTTCGCGGTTTCTATGTTGCAATTCGGAAAGTTATTGTTGTGGATGGGACGTTCTTAAAGAGCAAATACAAAAGGGTATTACTGGTTGCTACTGCATTAGATGGAAACTCTAGTTTATATCCTATTGCATTTGGAGTTGTCGACTCAGAGAATGACCTTGCGTGGAACTGGTTTATGAGACAACTTAATGCGGTCATTGCTGACGAGCATAGTTTAGCTTTTGTGTCTGATAGGAATTCCTCGATTGCTAAAGCTATTGCTAACGTGTACCCGCAAGCTCATCACGGAATTTGCATTCACCACTTGCTGAATAATGTCGTAACATATTTTAGTGGGAAAGGTGTGGCTGGTTtggttgcaaaggcttctaaagCTTATCGAGCTGCTGATTTTCGTAAGCTGTTCACTGCTATTTACTCTATTAGTCCTGAAATTGGGAATTATCTAATAGAAGCCGATGTGAGGAAGTGGGCTCGTTGTCAATTCCCGGGTTACAGGTATGATATCAACACTACTAACCCTGCGGAGTCGATAAATTCTGCTTTGCGTACGCCTAGAGAGTTTCCAGTAATACCTCTAATGGACAGCATTAGGGAAATGATGACTCGATGGTTTTTTCAACGTAGAACTTTAAGTTCTAAGCACTCGAAGCCACTGACCAttgctgtggagaagaagatagACAGAAGAATTGAGAAGGGTAAAAAGTTTAAGGTCTTCCCGATTAGCGATGACAGGTTTTTGGTTCAAGGTGACACTTTTGACTGCATGGTTGACTTGGTCAGACGCACGTGTTCTTGTGGGAAGTTTGATCTGATGAAAATCCCATGCAGGCACGCCATAAAAGCAGGCTTCAGTGTTGGAATACAAGCACACACACTCACAGACGACATATACACTACTGCGTCATGGCGCACGGCTTATGAAGAAAGCATAAATCCTATTGGTGTCCCTGAAGATGCTTGGACTGTTCAATCTCATGTGGAGCAGACGAAAGTCCTTCCTCCAGAGTCTAGACGAGCTGCAGGTAGAAGAAAGAAACGCAGATACGAGACAGCCGAAGATAAGATCCGTTCGTCACAAGGAAATCAAGGCTCTAAAGGTCGCAAATGTAGCCAATGTGGGATTCGAGGGCACGATAGGAGAACATGTGATTGAGCAATATAGGATACTCAGTTTGTTTCATGCAAGCTTTGTTTATGTTGATTTATGCAAGTTATGTttccagtttttttttggttactatGTTTCAGATTTTATGCAAGTTCTGTTTACGCAAGCTTTATTCATCTTGATTTATGCAAGTTATGTTTCAGAGACTATCAAAGTTATGTTTCAGCTTTGTTCATCTTGATTTATGCAAGTTATGTTTCACATTTTTTAGGATACTATGTTTTAGAGACTATGAAAATTAGGTTTGTTTGATAACGTTGTTCATAACACGACAATAAAACTGGAAATCAGATTGGTTCAATATTTGAAAATGTAACTTGAATCAGAGAACCATTACAATATCAATCACATTTGGACCAGAGACATAACAAACTGAAAAGGGTTCCTACGCAACCTACATCAAGCGAATGCTTATGGTTCATAACTTCTTCCTGCACTGTCTTCTTCATGGAAATTCTCAGATCTTCAATTTCCTCAGCAACTCTCGCCTGATGCTCAGACATCCTTTCAATCTCATCAAGCAGAGCCTCGTCCACCCACTTAAAaagatgattttcttttttttctctgtttcaaAACGCAAAACATAATGAAGGCTACTTTATTTAAACCACATCAAGATGCGGTTAACATCAAGATCCCACATTAGTCTTGTTCGTCCGTGTGCTGGAAGTTCGCCAATGCCATACTGTTGTAGCAGTCCGCCCACTTTGAAtttcttcttgtccttcttaTACTCGTTGTAAGAGTTCGTAATTTGATTACTGAACAAGCATGTCATGAAGGCTACTTTATTTGGAAACCATCGCCGCAAGGAAGTCCTCTCAGTGAATAACCACATCATACCATCAATTTCCTGCATAATTTGATAAAAGACTGTAAGTTTgtgtacacaaaataaaaaggaacaAGGTAATAACTGACCATATTCAGGAGCCGCTCTGAAGGTCCGACGACACGAGATACTAACTCATTTGTGAGCATAGATGGTCCAATTTTTAGTTCTCTGCATTACAAAATTCAGTATCAAAATGGtagaattgttaaaaaaatttaaaaatatcaatttacTTGAAAGTTTTGGTCCAGTCAACAAGTTTGCCCCATAATGCCTCAGGGACAAACACTAGTGAGTAATCGGGATCATGTATCCGGTCCTCAAGTGAGTCCACGTCTTTCAGAGTAGGTGGTCTCCAATCCGCAGGCTTAAACGAAGACAGTGGAGTGGCAAATTCAGCTGGTTCATCACCATCCAGATGTTGCGAAGGATCAAAACCTTTAACATGAGATGCTTGAGAAAGGTTCCCCATGGCTTATTGTAAAGAGTCTTGGGTCCCCTTATCTACACATCTCGCTGATTTGGTCAAATTCTTCAAAAAATCCATCATTTCATTTTCATCAGTTTGAACATCCTGTTAATAAAAACAAGCATAACATTAATACTAAAAAGACAGTCCATagcaaaatatagaaaattacATTACAAAATAGTCAATCCCACAAGTCATCATCATTAGTTCATACAAGCCGATATATTACATATTACAATACAAGGACATTACATCAAAAGGGTCGACATAGCAAAATACACAGAGCTTCATTTTTTGGTTACCTCTCTTATTGGCCGAGGGCTACGACGAACCGGAGGAGGATCCACATTTGCAGATGCCTTGCCTTTTCCCTTTGCTGCGGGAGGACCCGTACTATGAGATGATGGTCCTTGGTCTTTTCCAATTGTTGCTGAAGGAGAGAGAATCTCAGATGTGTTGCCTTTTCCCACTGTTTCCGATAGACCCTTAAGCTGAGAGACTTGTTCCTTGAGTTGAGCCACCTCATTGGCAACGTTGTCAAAACGCTCATATATGTCCTTCTGCACCACTTCCTTAAAAGAGTTGAAAGAAGCGGTGAATAAACCTTCAATGAAGGTCTTCATTTCACTAGAGACACCACTGTTGTGTTCAGCCGCACGTTGACAAAGCAGTTGTTTCTTTCGAGATTCGGCACCAGGATCAATTAGCTTGCGCTTGCCTCTTTTCGCAGTAACAGCCGGTTCCCCTGCAACTACAGTCGGTTCCTCTGCAACAGCTGACGGTTCTTCTGCAACATCAGCCGGTTCATCTTAATCTGAATCAGAAAGGTCCATATGTGCAGGCAAAGACTCAACTTCCCAATCGAAATGTGTCCAGTCTTGTTTCGCATTGATCAATTCAACAATACGACCAACTCTTTCGTCCTTCTTTTCATCTTCCCTAAGGAACTCAGTATCAGCAATCACATCGAAATCACCAGTAGATGATATAAATGTGAACAGCTCTCCCTGCAAGAACAAACAAAACACTAAGCTTACATTGAACATTTATTGAACTCAATATTTAAAGAAGAAATATCAGTTACCTTATCAAAGTGGGACTCTAGGCTGGTGATATCTTGGTAGGATACTTTACCACTACCTTTCCAATTCCTAAATCTCATTTTcttcacgtttttttttatttttttacccaCCATAGAACCAATGTCTGGAATTGCCTCCATAATCCATATCTGAAACGCATATGAGAATCCATCCAACACGTAGCTGTTCTTCGTATGCACATCTTCTCTTGCTCTGAGTATTGATGCAATCAGCTCATCATAAGCGCGAAGACCCCAAGGATACATCCtcaatttctcaaaatccatcacCAAGCGGATGTATTCTTGAGGGATATACACTTTCCAATCCTTAGCCATGAGGAATGATTGTATAATGGACAGATACACTAACCTCACTCTGTCCACATACGACCACTCGTTACACACCTTAAGGAGCTCATCCCTTATAGTATATAAGTTGATCTTCGCATTGGTCTTCAGCGCATTAGCCCAGAACCCCTTATCATTCTTCCAGTTAATGAAGTCTACGTCGGGTTCCTCTTTGTACTTCAATCCAGTCACAGCATAAAATTCTTGCATAGAAAACCTAAGAGGCCTCTTCGCAAAAATAAACCACAGCTCGTGAAGCTTGGAAACCCTGAGCTGCTTGCACATGAAGCTGTGAATAATCTTCCCTGAGTAGATGAGGTTGTTCTCTATGATCGCCAGAAGAGGCCCGAAGACATGGTCTTTCAAAACTTCCTCATACTCATCTTTCAGAGCCACCTTTACTGCCTTCAGAAGCGTCCTTCTACATGTGTTGTTAATCTTATCCATCTGCGTCTCAGCACCTTCTTGAAGAATGCGTTTAGGAAACTGGTGAGCCATTCCTAAAAAACATGAATTCCATAAGTTAACAGCGAACCAAATATAACCATCTCACATTTAACTAGTTTTTTACAATTCAAAACTACTTAGAAACACAAATCgaaacaaaatataatcaaCTAGCAAATGTGTTTACCTCTAAAATAAAACAGAGTCAAAGCTACGCACCAAATGAATAACAAAAGACTACATACTATCAACAAATTCAATTCAAATAACAAACTCGATCCCAAAACAAGTATGTAAAATCGATGTCTAAAGCATGTCAAAGTCATTAGCTTTTTCAAGTCTATTATGAATTCTAAACCTTAATAAAGCCGATACCAAACAAACTACAACTCAAAATCACCTCAACAACAAGCCAATCTCACACCCCACTCAACCACATTCCGCCTCTGAAAACCATAAACTTGTTTCGATTTGTGTTTTAAACTAACTCTCTATCTAGTACAATTTGTAGTACATGCAAATAAACataaagaacaaacaaaaaaaaagcaaaatcgTAAAGGGGATTTCAAAGCCTAACCTTCAAATTGTCAGAACCGAGATGAAGGAAGAGCAAAAGAAAACAACTGTGAAACTAATCGTCCTTAATCGGGGAGGAGAAGCTACTCCCGAGCTTGAGCAGCTTCGATCGTCGGCGGCGGCGGAGATAAGAACGATAATCTAACCGGTGGCACTAACAGAGGAAATACGCAAAAAGGAGGAGGGAGAAGCGATGTGACTCCTCATTGAAGCTCTCCGACGAATCAAGAATCTCAGAGGCGGAAGGTGTCGCCGGCGAGAAAGAAATCGTCTCTCGATTGGGAAAGAGAGTCGGAGAGAACGGGACCGAGAGTTGGGAAAAAATTGccctatttttatttaattaagtatttcctttttaattcatatagtttttaaaattttattaattatattataaagaaaAGGACAAAACAGTAGATTCACAAAGTATTAGTTCTAAGGGGGCAAGAATTAATTATATACGGACAAGGTTAGAGAATTTAGTTCTAAGGGGACAATACTTTAGAAATTTAGTTCCATATTGGCAAATTTCGCTAGAATAAATGCCCCTTAAAACTGATTTTTCATCCAAGAAATGACCACAAATATCAAAATGTTTCAGTTTCGTAATTGTGGTACGGTTTCTTGGAACAGAagttttgaataaaaaagaGGAGTAATGAATAACGAGTTAAGATTCAAAAGATAGTCATGGGTTTCATACGTGTTGGAaactgaaaatatttgaaataaattagtttaataagataaataaagtgTGACGATCGTGCCCAACAAGATGAATTGATCGTGACACGAATTTAATAAAGTGTTTAATATTGAAACCCCCACAACTTACGGGCGATGATTACTGAGTCAACATGTGAAAATCACTTAGGTGAAGAGTCAAACCTTTGGTCATTTGGTTTACAACTTTGGTAACTAAAATGAAAGAATCAGTTACATTCAATATTCAATCATATATTTCGCCAATTTATTCATTTTAACTTCAAA
This genomic stretch from Brassica napus cultivar Da-Ae chromosome C9, Da-Ae, whole genome shotgun sequence harbors:
- the LOC106441735 gene encoding uncharacterized protein LOC106441735, which translates into the protein MDSQEEVEWCDKEKTNGNDVRFSLVDFVKEGQHFISKTLLKAAFEICAMKHNFDYKLVKSDKKMWYIRCADDDCSWRVRAEGLPGSSYFIIKKYVPHHSCAASKRKGSVRIASAKTIGTLVMHMYETAKEGPRSNDIVQYMRSEHGLEISYSLAWDAREYAINKVKGLPEEGYEKIPKYLHMMREANPGSHTSYEMDSEGRFRFLFISFGQSLRGFYVAIRKVIVVDGTFLKSKYKRVLLVATALDGNSSLYPIAFGVVDSENDLAWNWFMRQLNAVIADEHSLAFVSDRNSSIAKAIANVYPQAHHGICIHHLLNNVVTYFSGKGVAGLVAKASKAYRAADFRKLFTAIYSISPEIGNYLIEADVRKWARCQFPGYRYDINTTNPAESINSALRTPREFPVIPLMDSIREMMTRWFFQRRTLSSKHSKPLTIAVEKKIDRRIEKGKKFKVFPISDDRFLVQGDTFDCMVDLVRRTCSCGKFDLMKIPCRHAIKAGFSVGIQAHTLTDDIYTTASWRTAYEESINPIGVPEDAWTVQSHVEQTKVLPPESRRAAGRRKKRRYETAEDKIRSSQGNQGSKGRKCSQCGIRGHDRRTCD